The Salvelinus sp. IW2-2015 linkage group LG32, ASM291031v2, whole genome shotgun sequence genome includes the window TGAGGGTGAGGGAGTTCTACAAAGGGACGAAGGAAGTCCAGCGGGTGTCAGGGAAACAACATGCCAGAGACGAAGACTCAGAGGTGAGTGGGGGACGAGTGTATTGCTAGTGTCCAGATGGGGGCACTCTGTATAAGCATTGGAGAGATGTGACATGAATCtcctgtctatgtctctctctctctctctctctgtgtctctctctctttgtctttgtctctcgctctctctctcaattcaattcaattcaaggggctttattggcatgggaaacatgtgttaacattgccaaagcaagtgaggtagatattatacaaaagtgaaataaacaatacaaattaacagtaaacattacacatacagaagtttcaaaacaataaagacattacaaatgttatattatatatatatacagtgttgtaacaatgtacaaatggttaaagcacacaagttaaaataaataagcataaatatgggttgttttacaatggtgtttgttcttcactggttgcccttttcttgtggcaacaggtcacaaatcttgctgctgtgatggcacactgtggaatttctcccagtagatatgggagtttatcaaattggatttgttttcaaattctttgtggatctgtgtaatctgagggaaataatgtctctctaatatggtcatacattgggcaggaggtttaggaagtgcagctcagtttccacctcattttgtgggcagtgtgcacatagcctgtcttctcttgagagccatgtctgcctacggcggcctttctcaatagcaaggctatgctcactgagtctgtacatagtcaagctttccttaagtttgggtcagtcacagtggtcaggtattccgcactgtgtactctctgtttagggccaaatagcattctagtttgctctgttttttttgttaattctttccaatgtgtcaagtaattatctttttgtttttctcttgattttggttgggtctaattgtgctgttgtcctggggctcttggggtgtgtttgtgtgtgaacagagccctaggaccagcttgcttaggggactcttctccaggttcatctctctgtaggtgatggctttgttatggaaggtttgggaatcgcttccttttaggtggttgtagaatttaacggctcttttctggattttgataattagtggtatcggcctaattctgcttgaTGCATtaatttggtgttctacgttgtacacagaggtaatttttgcagaattctgcatgcagagttcaatttggtgtttgtccattttgtgaaatcttgttggtgagcggaccccagacctcacaaccataaagggcaatgggctctgactgattcaagtatttttagcagatcctaattggtatgttgaaatttatgttcttttgatggcatagaaggcccttcttgcttgtctctcagatcgttcacagctttgtggaagttacctgtggtgctgatgtttaggccgcggtatgttcgtttttttgtgtgctctagggcaacggtgtctagatggaatttgtggtcctggtgactggaccttttttggaacaccattattttggtcttactgagatttactgtcagggcccaggtctgacagaatctgtgcagaagatctaggtgctgctgtaggccctccttggttggtgacagaagcaccagatcatcagcaaacagtagacatttgacttcggattctagtagggtgagaccgggtgctgcagactgttctagtgccccgcgccaattcgttgatatatatgttgaagagggtggggcttaagctgcatccctgtctcaccccacgactgtttgtgaagaaatgtgtgtgttttttgccaattttaaccgcacacttgtgtttgtgtacatggattttataatgtcgtatgtttttcccccaacacactttccatcaatttgtatagcagaccctcatgccaattgagtcgaaggcttttttgaaatcaacaaagcatgagaagactttgcctttgttttggtttgtttggttgtcaattagggtgtgtagggtgaatacatggtctgttgtacggtaatttggtaaaaagccaatttgacatttgctcagtacattgtttcatTGAggatgtacgagtctgctgttaatgataatgcagagattttcccaaggttactgttgacgcatattccacggtagttattgggtcaaTTTGtctcacttttgtggattggggtgatcagtccttggttcaaatattggggaagatgccgagctaaggacgatgtaaagagttttagtatagccaattggaatttgttgtctgtatatttgatcatttcattaaggataccatcaacaccacaggcctttttgggttggagggtttttattttgtcctgtaactcattcaaggaattggagaatccagtgggttctggtagtctttaatagttgattctaggatttgtatttgatcatgtatatgttttgctctttattctttgttatagagccaaaaagattggagaagtggtttacccatacatctccattttggatagataattcttcttgttgtgtgtttagtgttttccaattttccagaaTTGGTTAGGTCTATggagtcttcaattacattgagctgatttctgacgtgctgttccttctttttccgtagtgtttttctgtattgttttagtgattcaccatagtgaaggcgtagactcaggtttccgggtctctatgtttttggttggacaggtttctcaatttatttcttagatttttgcattctttatcaaaccatttgtcattgttgttcattttctctctctctctctctttgtctctcgctctctctctgtgtcactgtctctctctcgctctctctgtcactgtcctctctctctcgctctctgtcactgtctctctctctgtcactgtcctctctctctctctgtcactgtgtctctctctctgtgtctctctctctgtgtctctctctctctctgtctgtgtgtctctctttctctctctgtgtctgtctctctctctctctttgtctctctctctctttgtctctgtctctctctctttgtctctctctctctctctgtgtctctctctctttgtctttgtctctcgctctctctctctttgtctctcgctctctctctgtgtcactgtctctctctcgctctctctcgctctctctctctcgctctctgtcactctctctctcttgcactgtctctctctctctctgtcactgtgtctctctcctctgtgttctctctctgtctgtgtctctctctctgtgtctgtctctctctctctctttgtctctctctctctttgtctctctcttctttgtttctctgtctctctctctctcttctctcttcctctctctctctctctctctctgtgtctctctgtgtctctctgtctgtctctctctctctctctctctctctttgtctctctctctctctctgctctctctctttgttctctctctctcttttgtctcctctctctctttgtctctctctctctctctctctctctctctctctctctctctctctctcttctctctctctctctctctctcttctctctctctctctcctctctctctctctctctctctctctctctctctctctctctctctctctctctctctttgtctctttgtctcttttgtctctctctctctcttttgtctctcttcttgctctctgctctgtgtctttgtccctgtgtgtctctgtctctctctctgtgtcggtctgtctcactcactcattGTATTCCTATCCTCCTCTCCAGAACCAGGGTGGGGCACTCCCGTTGGTTGACTCCCATTCCCAGCACCTCATCCAGAAACGGATTACGGTGGAGAAGCTCactaaagggtgtgtgtgtgtgtgtctgtataaaaACACTGCAACGGTTTTCAAAGTGCAAAGAACTGGGTTTCTGCGCTGAATATATGTTCAGCCGATGTGCTGACAATTGACAAACAGCAATATTACAGAAGCATTGAAGAGGACTCAGTCTTAAAACTGGGTGAATGTAACTTAATGTCTCCACATATGAAGAAAGTGAACAAAGttgttctgtctgtttctctttgcGGTCCGAAGCCTGAGAGACATCGTGGGCCCTCTGCGTCTCACCATGACTGACGTCTCCAGTGACCTCAACAGGCTGGTCAGAACCTTCAGGTCAGCGCCAGTGTGACCTTTTAACACACCTTCTCCAACGTCTGGAACGTTGTAGACTGGAACATTGTACAGTCAGTATTTTACCTGGGCCTGTATTCGTAAACCATAAcaaagtagaagtgctgatctaggatcagttttgctcttttatatcataatgaataagatgacaTGGACTGGGGGGGGGctgttcctagatcagcactcctactatgaGACACTGTGAATAGGGGCCCTGGTATTTATGGAGAATTATGTGGTAYCAAGGCTTCCAAGGACTGCGTGGACTTTCTGGGGTGCCAAAAAATGGGCCAGAAGTGAACTATTCTCCTGTCATGGGCACTAACTGAGCTCTGATTGGCTGATTTTTAGGTGCTGTCAACAGGAAGCGGTGATTGGCAGAGTGCTATTGACTTCCTGTagctcagttttttttattttattgaatagcGTACCACTTGTCACACCTTTAGTGAGAGGCCTGTTTCCAGGAATTCACCACTAGCTGCTGTGTCCTGCTGGAACGGCCCCCTGAGCTCCAACAACAAGCTGTCATATCAATCAACTATAATTGTTTTGTCTGTATGATTTTGTCTCTGACATATGGTTGGACTTCATGGTGATTTGGACTGCCAAGTTGAAGGAAAGGCCAGATATTTcgacttgtttttgttttatggAGAATCGTCGTGTTGTCAGGCCTAATGGCACTACTCATTTCTCTCAGCTTCTCAAAACCTGTGCTGTTTTTTATAGATGatttattttactgtactgtCTCTTTATTTCCATGGCAGATTTACAAACACCAACATCATCCACAAAGGCCCAGAGTGGACCTTGATTGCGGTGGTGCTCCTCCATTTGTAAGTGCACCTtcccttgtgtgtgtttgtcctgttgCTGGAGAGCCTAGACCTCTGTAGGATCAGTACAGAGGaaaccagggagagagagagaaatccctGGAGGAACACCCTTTCAACAAACTCTACCTAGAGggatttatctgtgtgtgtgtgtgtgtccaaggtGCACTgcagagaagtgtgtgttcttttgGATGTCCTCTTTGATAGATCTCAAACAAAGTGGAAGTCAACCTGTTAAAAAGTATAATTTCATTTATCAACATATGCATAGAATGTATACATTATTCTGAAAAACGCATACACAGGCCCTCATAGATGCAGCAAAGCAaaggtttatgtgtgtgtgcgcatgcatgtttatggtggcctttgatatatatatacacacacagtgcggTATACAGTACATGGCACTCTCTGGTTTGTGCGTGTGACATCTCTAATCTACAGTGTTTGCGTGCCCTTGCGTTGTTTGCCCTGTgccagatggtgtgtgtgtgtgcgccacttCCCCGGGCAGGGCATGGGGCGCTGTGCGGGACAGTTCCATGCTGCTCCCGTTtgtgtacacacagacacctcTCTGCCTTACCTCATCCACCTGATTGCCCCCCCTCCAGATCCGTGATGCAGCAGCCAGggacgacgacacacacacaggcaggcccTGGGAAACATTCCACCCCATCCCTAGCAGACCCACTGTGTGCACCCCCCCAGGAACGAGAGATTTTATAGCTCTGATTTTATAGATGTCAaaataaatgggggggggggggggtgctgccgTCTTGATCTAATATTACCTGATCTACTAAAGTGGTCTTGATCCTGTCCTGTAGTCGCTGACTAGTAAAGCAACACGCCCTATCGAGTAAGACGCTGACGAAACTGACGGCTCTCACAACGATTTGAAAGTGGCGCTGCTCTCAGGCGCAGTTTGGTTTCGACTGTCTCACAATGTCTGTTACTTAGCCCTGAGCATTAAGACGCGGTCGTAATAAGACGCCTACGAGAGAGACTCTTATGAACACGTCTTACGTTGCGTGATGAGCTCATCGTAAAGCATTATACCTGTTCACAAGGCAATGCGGTGGATTTCCAGTCGCTCCCAAATCCTGGTCAGTGGTGCCTTTTAAATCTTTAAAAACGTGCATTTCGCTGTTGATGAGATTTCTGAAAATGGTCACGTTAGCCGTACTGCCATCTAGAAGTCTTGTACTTCTcgatttttttcccccctgacCGTGTTGCGTTTGTTTTGCAGGTTATCAGAGGTGTCCCCGGTGGTGCGGGAGGCCCTGGAGAGGCCGGCCTCCGTCGATTACCTCTCTACTCTGATGCAGGAGCTCCCACTGCTGGACCAGGACCTGCAGAGCCTGATCCAGCTACTCAGAACCGCAGAGCTCTGTCCACACGAGCACACAGAGAACCGGCAGACAAATCAATGAAAGTATTCTTCTTCTGGACAACATTTTCCCCTTTTATAAGAACTGCGGAGAGACGTCAGTCCGGTtatcttttttatttgatttggttGCTTTTTCGGTTTTGTTGATTTCTATTTGATTGATTTGTGTTCTATTATTGAGAATTAAGAGTCAAATAATGACTTTCGTCTTCTCCCGGGCAATGTACAGTGCTCGATGTGGTTGTAGTTCTCTGAAATGAAGACCGTGTAGGCACACCGTATCACTGAATAGGCTTGTTTTCAAACATAAATTCTTACACTTGTGCATAGTTGAGtaaatctgtgaatctgttgatgctgtaaatgtttaaatcaaatcTTTAAAGTGACAAGCCTCTGATGTTTAACCCTGTGCCTCTATacaaccaaatcaaatcacactCAGGTTTTACACTTTGTCTAAAAACGTCATGTGTTGTGGACTATATTGCCTAACTGTAAGAGGATGGTGCAATAAAAGTGATGCTGTTTCTCCCAACTTCCTTAACATGAAGTTTATGTAATTTCATCTGTTCCAAGTGTGTTAACAAAGTGTGTCTGATAATATTTGCTTTGGACCAGGTAGCTCGCACGAATGGGAAATGACTGTGAATCATTTTATTTGATTCAAACATTTTAGGATCATACAGACATATCCTAGTAGTTCTGAAGCATTTTGCTTTTAGGCCTTGAGTAAAACATGTTCATTTTGTTGGTGTGAGTTTATTCATTTTTCCCCCGTtgtttatttcaagaatgtgttGATACAGAAGGTTTTGACAATTCCACTGCACCACCTTCATTCAACTCACTGACAGGCCTACTATTTATTAAGAATATACATATTTTAGCATGTTTGGTTTAGATTCCTGCACTTTTGAACTTAAGCCCTTTTATGTTTTACAAAAGATAAGGGGCCATTAAAATTGTATATTGGATTTTGTTACACACTAAAAATTATAGCGTGACAGTGTTATAATTTAAGCTGGAATAGAATGGGCATTGATATGACATTTTCACAAATAGCCTAATAGGCATTAAATTGCTGAGTAGTATTGCATTTAATCGTTTTTTTCTGCTAGGGAAGAATACAAGAAAAATTATTAAGCACAACTATAAATAGGCCTAGTTGGGCATCACAACCAACACTTCTAAATCGTGTATTTTATGTTGTGTAAAATGTTAAAGACAATTTGACCTATTAACAATACTAGTATCCTCCACACAATTTTTGCTGTTCAGTTTATCATTTAAATCCATGTTGTGTATCCTTGTGCCTCCTCAGATCCACTTTCCGTTGGAATCCCTTGACACAGAGGTCGCAGCAGAACGGTTTATAGCCCGTGTGCTTGCGGCTGTGCGTGATGAGGTTGGAGCTCTGACTGAAGGCCTTCCCGCATACCTGGCACTTGTGCGGTTTCTCACCTGATAATGTAAACAAACAAGTTGCATTATGAGTGTCCATTTGAGTTCTCCATATTGAAGTGTTGTGACTGTTTTCGTGCGTAATTATACGTGTCCATTTGAGCTCTCAATATTGATGTGCTGTTATTCTTCTCGCAATTGTCTGACTTAGAAACTTAATATGTTAACTTACTTTTGGTTTGGTTGACACTTTTGAATAATAGGCTAATACAAAACGGtgtatatcatttttttaaataatggtcGTATTTTTTTGTGGTGGGAGCGTAATCTCTCACCTGTATGGATGAAGGTGTGTTTCTTCATGTCCGACTTCTGATGGAATCTCTTACCGCAGTACTGACAGGGGTAGGGGCGCGTGTCCGAGTGGATGAGCAGGTGCGTGGACAGCGTGGACGATCGCTTGAAGCTTTTGCAACAGATTTTGCAGTCGAAGCTCCTCTCCTGAGAATCAGGTAAGATGTGAGAAAGTCAAGTATATGAGAGTGTGACTTGTTGCCATCTACAATTTaggatttcgtttttttttttacaaatacggAGGCATTTGAGCCCTAATTACCTGTGAGTGAACGGCTTTATGTTGTTCCAAGCTCACTGCGTGCCCAAATGTTTTCCAACACATTCCACAGGTGAAGGGTCGTGCTCCGCTGTGCGACCGACGGACGTGAACTTCCAACCCGTGCGGTGTCGAGAAGACCTTTTGGAGAAGATAAAAGCAATCATAGTTAATAGCCTACCAGATTGATGCCGAATGTTTTTATTAGTGGAAACCATCTCATTCAAATTGAACAATTTACCTTAGTATGCGTTATGGTGGAGGAGTATGGATAGGCTTACCTTGCAACACTTAATGCATTTGTACGATCTGCTTGGTTCTATACGGGAACAGATGAGATCGGATTCAGACTTGATTTTAGAGACCTTGAGGTCCGAGTATAATTGGTCGGCGTCCCACATTTTATAGGTAGGGAACACCGTAGACCCTAAGTCCCGGTAAAATCCTGTGTGCGGCCCCCGCTGTGCGTAAATGGGGGAGTTGGAGGCACCATCCTCGGATCCATCGATACCCATCTGTGTGTCAGGCTCCAGAGTTGTGGAGAGATTGTGTTGGTATGTTCGCTGCACAAGGTGCCTGAGCTTGGAACCAGAGTAGGTAGACCATGCATAAGGGCGGAATGGAATGGCGAAAGGGTGAGCGTTGTCTACTGACGGAGTGAAACATTGTTCCGAATCTGGAAAACATTTGGACTATATGAGTCGTCACGTTTCCATATACTGTTTACAAAAATAGccaataatgactcaataatacACCCTTTTAATATGCAGTTAAAACCCCATGGGACAGGATGAAAAGTGATAAATATTAAAAGCTGAGGGACATTCTCAAATAACCATGTTTGGAGATGCATTGCGCATATGCGTATTGGTGACCAAGGACAGAGCAAACATAGACATCACAACAAACTGTAAACACAGACCTTGTGATGGAGATGGAGGGCGCCAGTGGTAGTCATAGTCCGGGAAGCGGTCGCACACGTTGCCCTCGCAGCTCAACCGGGAGGTGGAGAACAGGTCAGCCGTGCGCACTAGATAGGACTCGAGGGAGCGCTTGCCATGGTTATGAGCATCCTGCGCGTCACAGCTCCCCTCAACCTGCGGTTTGCGCTCTACAGTCTCAGAGAAAGCAAAGACTAGCACTTAATTCAAGCTCATAATATCCGTCTCAGATTTATATTGTATTTGTGAATTCTAAAGTGAAACATAATACATTCCACGCGAATTTAGCGAAATGAGAATCGTATCATTACAGGTAGGTTTTTAAAACAAACGTAGGCTAATTATTCCTTGTGTGCGTAAAGGCTAATGGATAACAATTACGCATGACACTTATTCAAAGCACTGCAGCATCATAAATGGACGCACCTGCGCATATAAGGGATACATTAGTATCCAGTCTTATGTACTCATCATCCAGGTATCGGGGTTGGTGGTAGTTATGTGCCCGTTTACTCTTCACCAAAAATGACCTCGGCATGGTTACTATTCGCTGCGTGACTCTCAAGGTCCCTGGTCACTTGTGATGAAATCCTCTCCGTCCACACCGCCTATTTTATCTCCGGAAAGATTTGAACACCATTGGTTGAAAAGGCACCTGCGCGTTTACAAGGTTTTGTGAGCATGTGAGGCAGGTGGCCAAAGGGACCACTGCACCCCACGGTCTCCGTTTGTGATTGTAAACCACAACTTattatattttataaaatataatttagagAACATATAGTTGTTTCCTTTAATGGCAGGTGACATTTGCGTTGGTTCAGATGACATGATTCTATTTGGTTTATATTTTACCGTGGTTGGCGGGTTAAAATCGGTATCAACTTACTTGAACTTCCCCTTGACTAGGCTATAATGTGGAATATTTAGACTATTTGTGACTTTTATGCCCCCAACCCTCCCTTCCTCATGGCCCATGCCACAAGGCCCATGTCGATGTAAACGGATCCTGGGGTACCTTCTCTCCTCAGAGCTCACCGGTATTCCATTAATGACGCACGTGACTGTCCCTCTCCTTGTAGCAGCCTGCGAATGCGGACATGAAGTATCCCTTACAAGAGCCTTTGTCAGTTATCGTGCTGGCTCATTCACCCGGATAGATCCAATAACTTCGTCCAAATGTATCATATCGAGAGCTTGGGACTGTAAgattctatctgcaaaaagatgattctgagatgaCTGACTTTAAAGTTCCCgatccctcattggtttgaatggtgtgagccatttaaaaaaaatcttgtattattttttaatttaattaacaACATTAAATTGGCATATTTATCGGTTGTTGGTTGTACCTGTAGAACAACTTGAGAAAGGTAAAGTTGGAACACGTGCTCGATACCCAACAGCCGAAATTGCTTAACCGCGCTTagattttttgtttcttttgacaGGGCAATTTGAGTTACAAATAACATCTCCCACAGCCTACATTGCAACTTTTATTAATTGATCATCTCTTCTGTGTAGCATATTTCCTCCACAAAAAGTAATTTCATTCTTTACCCTAAAACATTTGACACTCAACCACGTACACATAGAGGCATTAAcagttattatattattaaactTGTCAAGAAACAAAACGACTTCagtcacatttaaaaaatatataataattgttaTTTCATGTCTAATGCATGGAGACCTTACTGTACACAATATCCACGTAAACTCAGCTCACagcgcccccccctctctcatctgAACATAGCAGCTGTCATGACCCTTAATTAACTGAGAACTTCCTGAAAGTCCGATTCTTTTCACAACTTTCAGCAGATAGACATTGATTAACATATagaacagaacagggctccgggcagccgagcggaaatggaggaaaactcgcctccctgcggacctggcatcctttcactccctcctctctacattctcctcttctgtctctgctgctaaagccaatttctaccactctaaattccaagcatctgcctctaaccctaggaagctctttgccaccttctcctccctcctgaatcctcctccccctcctcccccctcctccctcNNNNNNNNNNNNNNNNNNNNNNNNNNNNNNNNNNNNNNNNNNNNNNNNNNNNNNNNNNNNNNNNNNNNNNNNNNNNNNNNNNNNNNNNNNNNNNNNNNNNNNNNNNNNNNNNNNNNNNNNNNNNNNNNNNNNNNNNNNNNNNNNNNNNNNNNNNNNNNNNNNNNNNNNNNNNNNNNNNNNNNNNNNNNNNNNNNNNNNNNNNNNNNNNNNNNNNNNNNNNNNNNNNNNNNNNNNNNNNNNNNNNNNNNNNNNNNNNNNNNNNNNNNNNNNNNNNNNNNNNNNNNNNNNNNNNNNNNNNNNNNNNNNNNNNNNNNNNNNNNNNNNNNNNNNNNNNNNNNNNNNNNNNNNNNNNNNNNNNNNNNNNNNNNNNNNNNNNNNNNNNNNNNNNNNNNNNNNNNNNNNNNNNNNNNNNNNNNNNNNNNNNNNNNNNNNNNNNNNNNNNNNNNNNNNNNNNNNNNNNNNNNNNNNNNNNNNNNNNNNNNNNNNNNNNNNNNNNNNNNNNNNNNNNNNNNNNNNNNNNNNNNNNNNNNNNNNNNNNNNNNNNNNNNNNNNNNNNNNNNNNNNNNNNNNNNNNNNNNNNNNNNNNNNNNNNNNNNNNNNNNNNNNNNNNNNNNNNNNNNNNNNNNNNNNNNNNNNNNNNNNNNNNNNNNNNNNNNNNNNNNNNNNNNNNNNNNNNNNNNNNNNNNNNNNNNNNNNNNNNNNNNNNNNNNNNNNNNNNNNNNNNNNNNNNNNNNNNNNNNNNNNNNNNNNNNNNNNNNNNNNNNNNNNNNNNNNNNNNNNNNNNNNNNNNNNNNNNNNNNNNNNNNNNNNNNNNNNNNNNNNNNNNNNNNNNNNNNNNNNNNNNNNNNNNNNNNNNNNNNNNNNNNNNNNNNNNNNNNNNNNNNNNNNNNNNNNNNNNNNNNNNNNNNNNNNNNNNNNNNNNNNNNNNNNNNNNNNNNNNNNNNNNNNNNNNNNNNNNNNNNNNNNNNNNNNNNNNNNNNNNNNNNNNNNNNNNNNNNNNNNNNNNNNNNNNNNNNNNNNNNNNNNNNNNNNNNNNNNNNNNNNNNNNNNNNNNNNNNNNNNNNNNNNNNNNNNNNNNNNNNNNNNNNNNNNNNNNNNNNNNNNNNNNNNNNNNNNNNNNNNNNNNNNNNNNNNNNNNNNNNNNNNNNNNNNNNNNNNNNNNNNNNNNNNNNNNNNNNNNNNNNNNNNNNNNNNNNNNNNNNNNNNNNNNNNNNNNNNNNNNNNNNNNNNNNNNNNNNNNNNNNNNNNNNNNNNNNNNNNNNNNNNNNNNNNNNNNNNNNNNNNNNNNNNNNNNNNNNNNNNNNNNNNNNNNNACCTCCCACTCTCTGCTGCATGACTCTTCTGTCAAAACCATTGTTGAAAAGAAAAGTCCGTCGACGACAG containing:
- the LOC111956869 gene encoding zinc finger protein Gfi-1-like; amino-acid sequence: MPRSFLVKSKRAHNYHQPRYLDDEYIRLDTNVSLICAERKPQVEGSCDAQDAHNHGKRSLESYLVRTADLFSTSRLSCEGNVCDRFPDYDYHWRPPSPSQDSEQCFTPSVDNAHPFAIPFRPYAWSTYSGSKLRHLVQRTYQHNLSTTLEPDTQMGIDGSEDGASNSPIYAQRGPHTGFYRDLGSTVFPTYKMWDADQLYSDLKVSKIKSESDLICSRIEPSRSYKCIKCCKVFSTPHGLEVHVRRSHSGARPFTCGMCWKTFGHAVSLEQHKAVHSQERSFDCKICCKSFKRSSTLSTHLLIHSDTRPYPCQYCGKRFHQKSDMKKHTFIHTGEKPHKCQVCGKAFSQSSNLITHSRKHTGYKPFCCDLCVKGFQRKVDLRRHKDTQHGFK